One Mycolicibacterium pulveris genomic region harbors:
- a CDS encoding peptidylprolyl isomerase, translated as MPTNEQRRATAKRKLERQLERREQRARRRRILTIIGAVVAAVVVVGAAVTAFVLTKRDSDTETASDPTTAPATTTTPAATGPGGLPAFAAPAGLGENCQYPAAGEPAKEVGPPRSGKVPTEPAQVSASMSTNRGNIGLMLDNGRAPCTVNSFASLAQQGYFNDTPCHRLTTSESLSVLQCGDPTGQGTGGPGYQFANEYPTNQYQPDDPKLMQPVTYPRGTLAMANAGANTNGSQFFLVYQDSQLPPNYTVFGTIDETGLATLDKIAEAGVAGGGEDGPPAQDVQVTSILLD; from the coding sequence GTGCCGACCAACGAACAGCGTCGTGCCACGGCGAAGCGCAAGCTCGAGCGTCAACTGGAGCGACGGGAGCAAAGGGCCCGCAGGCGCCGCATCCTCACGATCATCGGCGCGGTCGTCGCAGCCGTGGTCGTCGTCGGCGCCGCCGTCACGGCCTTCGTCCTCACCAAACGCGACTCCGACACCGAGACCGCATCGGACCCCACCACCGCGCCGGCCACCACCACGACGCCGGCGGCGACGGGCCCCGGCGGTCTGCCCGCGTTCGCCGCACCGGCCGGGCTCGGCGAAAACTGTCAGTATCCGGCGGCCGGCGAACCGGCCAAGGAGGTCGGTCCACCGCGCAGCGGCAAGGTGCCGACCGAGCCCGCCCAAGTCAGCGCCAGCATGTCGACCAATCGGGGCAACATCGGGCTGATGCTCGACAACGGCAGGGCGCCGTGCACGGTCAACAGCTTCGCCAGCCTGGCTCAGCAGGGCTACTTCAACGACACCCCGTGTCATCGCCTGACCACGAGCGAGTCGCTGTCGGTGCTGCAGTGCGGTGACCCGACCGGGCAGGGCACCGGCGGCCCGGGCTACCAGTTCGCCAACGAGTACCCGACCAACCAGTACCAGCCCGACGATCCCAAGCTGATGCAGCCGGTCACCTATCCGCGGGGCACGCTGGCGATGGCCAACGCCGGCGCCAACACCAACGGCAGCCAGTTCTTCCTCGTGTACCAGGACTCGCAGCTGCCGCCGAACTACACGGTGTTCGGCACCATCGATGAGACGGGGCTGGCCACGCTCGACAAGATCGCCGAGGCCGGGGTCGCCGGCGGCGGCGAGGACGGCCCGCCGGCTCAAGACGTCCAGGTGACGTCGATCCTGCTGGACTGA